In Lysobacter firmicutimachus, one genomic interval encodes:
- a CDS encoding DUF3857 and transglutaminase domain-containing protein — protein MTDHRRTDFARAWTAPIVLGCSIALPAGAMQAADAPNWTAESVATEIELDSDGSDTTTTTSVFRINSLRGAEELGIENFAYSKSSGEVEILEAYVVTPEGKRIDVAKAQIYEASGDAGTQTGVDSDAAVRTVVFPQLAAGSSRHTKVRYRNRPDRTGRFDRFYAASPYIAIADNRVSISVPRAMRIGFDHQGWEPEATASSADRTVRAWRWSNPTPMGYEPNTVEDYSVNPRLYISSYRSREEIGDRYYEGVRGKAAITPAIRARVATITRGLNDPMARAKAITRWVASQVRYTSLKVDLSSAQVPRAADEVLRTMYGDCKDKATLLQAMLEVAGVDSVQALVRLDGVFPNSAAAPVRAEFDHVINYFPQWDTFVDSTIAYADFGVLSPESAGKPALLVAARPGLVRERRLPHPRPAELGIDIEETIVVDAAGGADWTTVRRFSAAQSIERRAMMAQRSQAERDRDFAKTAADQGFIATGTLRTTALESVQEPYVETMTMKVSNYLDKYQGVIRTPDFEVPVLPDPEQRKTAFRCSTGQMKVRRTIRLPDSVELVQTPKDASFENAMGRISAKYVRQGNQVRSDIEMTVNGKPGAVCAKELASQWQALAAAANAAVQGAIVYR, from the coding sequence ATGACGGATCACCGACGTACCGATTTCGCCCGCGCGTGGACTGCGCCGATAGTGCTGGGATGCTCGATCGCGCTGCCCGCCGGCGCGATGCAAGCCGCGGATGCGCCCAACTGGACTGCGGAATCGGTCGCCACCGAGATCGAACTGGACAGCGACGGCAGCGACACCACGACCACCACCAGCGTATTCCGGATCAATTCGCTGCGCGGCGCGGAAGAGCTCGGCATCGAGAACTTCGCCTACAGCAAGTCCAGCGGCGAGGTCGAGATCCTCGAGGCTTATGTCGTCACGCCGGAAGGCAAGCGCATCGATGTGGCCAAGGCGCAGATCTACGAGGCCAGCGGCGACGCGGGTACGCAGACCGGCGTGGATTCCGACGCGGCGGTGCGCACGGTGGTGTTTCCGCAATTGGCGGCCGGTTCCTCCCGCCATACCAAGGTGCGCTATCGCAACCGTCCCGACCGGACCGGTCGGTTCGACCGCTTCTACGCCGCCAGCCCTTACATCGCGATCGCGGACAACCGCGTCAGCATCAGCGTCCCGCGGGCCATGCGGATCGGCTTCGACCACCAGGGCTGGGAGCCCGAGGCTACGGCCTCGTCCGCCGATCGGACGGTACGCGCCTGGCGCTGGTCCAATCCGACGCCGATGGGCTACGAGCCGAACACGGTGGAGGACTATTCGGTCAACCCGCGCCTTTACATCAGCAGCTACCGTTCGCGCGAGGAAATCGGCGACCGCTACTACGAAGGCGTGCGCGGCAAGGCGGCGATCACGCCCGCGATCCGCGCGCGCGTCGCCACGATCACCCGCGGACTGAACGATCCGATGGCGCGGGCCAAGGCCATCACCCGCTGGGTCGCTTCGCAGGTGCGATACACCAGCCTTAAAGTCGACCTGTCCAGCGCCCAGGTGCCGCGCGCCGCGGACGAGGTGTTGCGCACCATGTACGGCGACTGCAAGGACAAGGCGACTTTGCTGCAGGCGATGCTCGAAGTCGCCGGGGTGGATTCGGTGCAGGCGTTGGTGCGGCTGGACGGGGTGTTTCCGAACTCGGCCGCCGCGCCGGTGCGCGCCGAGTTCGACCATGTCATCAACTATTTCCCGCAGTGGGACACCTTCGTCGACAGCACCATCGCCTACGCCGACTTCGGCGTGCTGAGTCCCGAATCCGCCGGCAAGCCCGCCCTGCTGGTCGCAGCACGGCCAGGCCTTGTCCGCGAGCGGCGCTTGCCGCATCCGCGCCCGGCCGAGCTGGGGATCGATATCGAGGAAACGATCGTGGTCGACGCCGCGGGCGGCGCCGACTGGACCACGGTGCGGCGCTTCTCCGCGGCGCAGAGCATCGAACGGCGCGCCATGATGGCGCAACGCAGTCAGGCCGAGCGCGATCGCGATTTCGCCAAAACCGCAGCCGACCAGGGCTTCATCGCCACCGGCACGCTGCGCACGACCGCGCTGGAATCGGTGCAGGAACCTTACGTCGAGACGATGACGATGAAGGTGAGCAACTACCTGGACAAGTACCAGGGCGTGATCCGCACGCCCGATTTCGAGGTCCCGGTGCTGCCCGACCCGGAGCAGCGCAAGACCGCGTTCCGTTGCAGCACCGGGCAGATGAAAGTCCGGCGCACGATCCGCCTGCCGGACAGCGTGGAACTGGTGCAGACGCCCAAGGACGCCTCGTTCGAGAACGCGATGGGCCGGATTTCCGCCAAGTACGTGCGCCAAGGCAACCAGGTCCGCTCCGACATCGAAATGACGGTGAACGGCAAACCCGGCGCGGTCTGCGCCAAGGAACTGGCCAGCCAGTGGCAGGCGCTGGCCGCGGCCGCCAACGCCGCGGTCCAGGGCGCGATCGTCTATCGCTGA
- a CDS encoding class I SAM-dependent methyltransferase, with translation MSQQAAAQFDALAAMYEDMATWPFRRDMEIPNVLAVLGDLHNRDVLDFGCGNGMYARWMKQRGARRVVGYDLSEGMLDYARRQEAQQPLGIDYVSELGPACDGAFDLVLSVYVLPYATNADELFGMCAAMARALKPGGRLVTLPIHPDYVRQRDYYERYGFRMMPDGADIDGGKVRLELCKPPFDVSVTAYYWSKESLESAMHQAGLSPVQWVQHGLLGGDRHEAADRFMRAYWQRPHAAILHCCRN, from the coding sequence ATGAGTCAGCAAGCGGCGGCGCAGTTCGATGCCTTGGCGGCGATGTACGAGGACATGGCGACGTGGCCGTTCCGTCGCGACATGGAAATCCCCAACGTGCTTGCGGTGCTCGGCGACCTGCACAACCGCGACGTGCTCGACTTCGGCTGCGGCAACGGCATGTACGCGCGCTGGATGAAGCAGCGCGGCGCGCGCCGGGTGGTCGGCTACGACCTCTCCGAGGGCATGCTGGACTACGCGCGCCGCCAGGAGGCGCAGCAGCCGCTCGGCATCGACTACGTGTCCGAACTGGGTCCGGCTTGCGACGGCGCGTTCGACCTGGTGCTGTCGGTGTACGTGCTGCCCTACGCGACCAATGCCGACGAACTGTTCGGGATGTGCGCGGCGATGGCGCGCGCGCTCAAGCCCGGCGGCCGGCTGGTGACGCTGCCGATTCATCCCGACTACGTGCGCCAGCGCGACTACTACGAGCGCTACGGCTTCCGCATGATGCCGGACGGCGCCGATATCGATGGCGGCAAGGTGCGCCTGGAGTTGTGCAAGCCGCCGTTCGACGTCAGCGTCACCGCCTACTACTGGAGCAAGGAAAGCCTGGAGTCGGCGATGCATCAGGCCGGCCTGTCGCCGGTGCAATGGGTGCAGCACGGCCTGCTCGGCGGCGACCGCCACGAGGCCGCCGACCGCTTCATGCGCGCCTACTGGCAAAGGCCGCACGCGGCGATCCTGCACTGCTGCCGCAACTGA
- a CDS encoding carboxymuconolactone decarboxylase family protein, whose translation MARLPLRDASAMSDAEAAQYARLPVNLTRALLATGSCAEPFLDLGFALRRTSLSVRHYEMAILRVARLSGCAYQRMQHLQPALNAGWSEADIEAIENGQWQRLAAPDAIVLRLVDECVAHPRIADPSFKRALALLGERGVAELILLTGFYMMTARFLEGLDVDLDAQPSPRLLSYEN comes from the coding sequence ATGGCCAGACTACCGCTCAGGGACGCCTCGGCGATGAGCGACGCCGAAGCGGCGCAGTACGCGCGCCTTCCCGTCAACCTCACGCGCGCGCTGCTCGCCACCGGCAGCTGCGCCGAGCCCTTTCTCGATCTCGGCTTCGCTCTGCGCCGCACCAGTCTGTCGGTGCGGCACTACGAGATGGCGATCCTGCGCGTGGCCCGGCTCAGCGGTTGCGCCTATCAACGCATGCAGCATCTGCAGCCCGCCTTGAATGCGGGCTGGAGCGAGGCCGACATCGAGGCGATCGAGAACGGCCAGTGGCAACGCCTGGCTGCGCCGGACGCGATCGTGCTGCGGCTGGTCGACGAATGCGTGGCGCATCCGCGCATCGCGGACCCGAGCTTCAAGCGCGCGCTGGCCCTGCTCGGCGAGCGCGGCGTCGCCGAGCTGATCCTGCTGACCGGGTTCTACATGATGACCGCGCGCTTCCTGGAAGGCCTGGACGTGGACCTGGATGCGCAACCGTCGCCGCGGTTGCTGTCGTACGAGAACTGA
- a CDS encoding XVIPCD domain-containing protein, with protein MPISSLHYAELSHVAYAPPLVKENGKRDIVNIAGINYSVIEVSDEKLSGYQGVMFQREDTGEIVVAHRGTEFFGEPLDDVIRADGGMVARRANQQAADAIEFTRKAVERARAEGVPITVTGHSLGGCLTQITAAKLGLYGETFNAFGAADLNMRIPEGGHQVVNHVMAADFVSSAGHHFGEVRVYASRHDVKSLSLAGHANNDRNYTDPRNFLVATGAGALSHSLHHFRDVDGNEDRDLSVLRDPETRVNAHRFEAMIDKFRSDVWALREGLSIGGAALRGPKGVAEEIMRHVPEKPAESPFKDAHGALPTGAARPFDPRHCDHPGHSMHDAIHAGVERIYAQQGRSAGEAAERTSAALLANARESGLTRVDHVVAGRNQSTGTDVFAVQGELHDPAHKRAQTHTELAEQIPLETSFQRLAAFHPQQAAAEEQQSQEQTRLPAARMA; from the coding sequence ATGCCCATTAGCAGTTTGCACTATGCCGAGCTCTCTCATGTCGCTTATGCCCCTCCCCTAGTCAAAGAGAATGGAAAGCGCGACATCGTCAATATCGCCGGCATCAACTACAGCGTGATTGAAGTTTCTGACGAAAAACTATCCGGCTATCAAGGCGTAATGTTCCAACGGGAGGACACCGGCGAAATCGTGGTAGCCCATCGCGGCACCGAGTTTTTCGGCGAACCGTTGGACGATGTGATTCGCGCCGACGGAGGCATGGTGGCGCGACGCGCCAATCAGCAAGCAGCCGACGCCATCGAGTTCACCCGCAAGGCCGTAGAGCGCGCCCGCGCTGAAGGCGTCCCCATCACCGTCACCGGGCACTCGCTCGGCGGCTGCCTGACCCAGATCACGGCAGCCAAGCTCGGCCTGTATGGCGAGACATTCAACGCATTCGGCGCTGCCGATCTCAACATGCGCATCCCCGAGGGTGGGCATCAAGTGGTCAACCACGTCATGGCCGCCGACTTCGTCAGCTCGGCCGGCCATCATTTCGGCGAGGTCCGCGTGTATGCCAGCCGCCACGACGTGAAGTCGCTGTCCCTGGCCGGCCACGCGAACAACGACCGCAACTACACCGACCCGCGCAACTTTCTCGTCGCCACGGGAGCGGGCGCGCTGTCGCACAGCCTGCACCATTTTCGCGATGTCGACGGCAACGAGGATCGCGACCTGTCCGTGCTCCGCGACCCGGAAACCCGCGTCAACGCCCATCGCTTCGAAGCGATGATCGACAAGTTCCGCAGCGACGTGTGGGCCCTGCGCGAAGGCCTGTCGATCGGCGGCGCGGCGCTGAGGGGGCCGAAAGGCGTAGCCGAAGAAATCATGCGCCACGTCCCCGAGAAGCCGGCCGAAAGTCCGTTCAAAGACGCGCACGGCGCGCTGCCCACCGGCGCGGCGCGTCCGTTCGATCCGCGCCATTGCGACCATCCCGGTCATTCGATGCACGACGCGATCCATGCTGGCGTGGAGCGGATCTATGCGCAGCAAGGTCGTTCCGCCGGTGAAGCCGCCGAGCGCACCAGCGCCGCGCTGCTCGCCAACGCGCGCGAAAGCGGACTGACCCGGGTCGATCACGTCGTCGCCGGCCGCAACCAGAGTACGGGCACGGACGTGTTCGCCGTGCAGGGCGAGTTGCACGACCCGGCGCACAAGCGGGCACAAACCCATACCGAGCTCGCGGAGCAGATTCCGCTGGAGACTTCCTTCCAACGCTTGGCGGCCTTCCACCCGCAACAGGCCGCGGCCGAAGAGCAGCAGAGCCAGGAACAGACCCGCCTGCCTGCTGCGCGCATGGCCTGA
- a CDS encoding lipocalin-like domain-containing protein → MRTPATPPFASGDDARVADAEVRAIYLGCVAYFCTHQVDVERGTVVHWVQESLMPGYTGTAQPCPFKRDSAGPTIEADSQDLHFLRRFRRVE, encoded by the coding sequence ATGCGGACGCCAGCGACGCCGCCGTTCGCATCCGGCGACGACGCCCGGGTCGCGGACGCGGAAGTGCGCGCCATCTATCTGGGCTGTGTCGCGTACTTCTGCACGCATCAGGTCGACGTCGAACGCGGCACCGTGGTGCACTGGGTACAAGAGAGCCTGATGCCCGGTTACACCGGCACCGCCCAACCCTGCCCGTTCAAGCGCGACAGCGCAGGGCCGACCATCGAAGCCGACAGCCAGGACTTGCACTTCCTGCGCCGGTTTCGCCGGGTCGAGTGA
- a CDS encoding response regulator codes for MIRVLIVDDHPLAVAGLRMLLGAAAGIEIAGATDSAAGALSTYASLRPDVVICDYYLPVRNGLYLVEQLLRSDPACKILVVSSVETAEIPAQLLRAGALGYVVKAADASVLIRAVRKVAKGERYVDESLAGAALFEPSELDKISGRLLQVLTLLAEGRTNAEIAMELEIGEVTVRRHKSRLLAKLGIDRETALIAMARAAGFGRNPC; via the coding sequence ATGATCCGCGTGCTCATTGTTGATGACCACCCGCTTGCCGTTGCTGGCCTTCGGATGCTTCTCGGCGCAGCGGCTGGTATCGAGATTGCCGGAGCAACTGATTCCGCGGCAGGCGCTCTATCGACCTACGCATCCCTGCGGCCCGATGTAGTCATTTGCGACTACTACCTGCCCGTCAGGAACGGGTTGTACTTAGTCGAGCAGCTGCTTCGATCTGATCCGGCCTGCAAGATCTTGGTGGTTTCCTCCGTGGAAACAGCAGAGATACCGGCGCAGTTGCTGCGGGCAGGTGCCCTGGGCTACGTAGTAAAGGCGGCGGATGCTTCCGTGCTGATCCGGGCAGTCCGAAAAGTAGCCAAAGGCGAGCGCTATGTGGACGAATCGCTAGCTGGAGCGGCCCTCTTTGAGCCCAGCGAGCTAGACAAGATTTCGGGGCGGCTACTTCAAGTGCTGACGCTTCTCGCTGAGGGGCGGACGAATGCGGAGATCGCTATGGAACTGGAGATCGGGGAGGTCACTGTTCGCCGGCACAAGTCGAGGTTGCTGGCGAAGCTGGGAATTGACAGAGAAACGGCCCTGATTGCGATGGCGCGTGCTGCGGGCTTTGGAAGAAATCCCTGTTGA
- a CDS encoding helix-turn-helix transcriptional regulator, with protein MPIYLYAMATNPPFSPVGKRPRPTPAKGGGRRVQLPLLAIVGGRVKTIRQERGLSQDDLAVGIPMDRSHLSMIEAGKAAITVMTLYKLAFALDCEVTELLPKLADARALLRAHGRGK; from the coding sequence GTGCCGATCTACCTTTATGCGATGGCGACCAATCCCCCTTTCTCTCCTGTGGGCAAGAGGCCGCGGCCAACGCCGGCCAAAGGCGGCGGTCGCCGCGTGCAGTTGCCGCTTCTCGCGATCGTCGGGGGGCGAGTCAAGACGATCCGGCAGGAACGAGGGTTGAGCCAGGATGACCTGGCGGTCGGGATACCGATGGATCGCTCTCACCTGTCGATGATCGAGGCAGGCAAAGCCGCGATAACCGTAATGACGTTGTACAAGCTGGCCTTCGCGCTCGACTGCGAGGTGACCGAGCTACTTCCCAAGCTAGCTGACGCGCGGGCTCTACTAAGGGCGCATGGGCGGGGCAAGTAG
- the fabV gene encoding enoyl-ACP reductase FabV, with protein sequence MIIHPKVRGFICTTTHPLGCELNVRDQIQATRARGTRQDGPKKVLVIGASSGYGLAARISAAFGFGADTLGVFFEKPGSEKKPGTAGWYNAAAFDKFAKAEGLYSRSINGDAFSDEVRAQAIELIRNEMGGQVDLVVYSLASPVRKLPSTGEVKRSALKPIGSTYTSTAIDTNKDQIVQASIEPASEQEIEDTVTVMGGQDWELWIDALADAGVLAPGARSVAFSYIGTEITWPIYWHGALGRAKLDLDATAQRLDARLRAHGGGAANVAVLKSVVTQASSAIPVMPLYISLVFKVMKEKGLHEGPIEQLDRLFRERMYRQDGQPPATDEQRRLRLDDWELREDVQNECKALWPQVTTDNLFQLTDYAGYKHEFLKLFGFERADVDYDADVDPDVRFDCIEL encoded by the coding sequence TTGATCATCCATCCCAAGGTTCGCGGCTTCATCTGCACCACCACGCACCCGCTCGGCTGCGAGCTCAACGTGCGCGACCAGATCCAGGCCACCCGCGCCCGCGGCACGCGCCAGGACGGTCCGAAGAAGGTGCTGGTGATCGGCGCGTCCAGCGGCTACGGTCTGGCCGCACGCATTTCCGCCGCGTTCGGCTTCGGTGCCGACACCCTCGGCGTGTTCTTCGAAAAGCCCGGTAGCGAGAAGAAGCCCGGCACCGCCGGCTGGTACAACGCTGCCGCGTTCGACAAGTTCGCCAAGGCCGAGGGCCTGTACTCGCGTTCGATCAACGGCGACGCCTTCTCCGATGAAGTGCGTGCCCAAGCCATCGAGCTGATCAGGAACGAAATGGGCGGTCAGGTCGACCTGGTGGTGTATTCGCTGGCGTCGCCGGTGCGCAAGCTGCCCTCGACCGGCGAAGTGAAGCGCTCGGCGCTCAAGCCGATCGGCAGCACCTACACTTCCACCGCGATCGACACCAACAAAGACCAGATCGTCCAGGCCTCGATCGAGCCGGCCAGCGAGCAGGAGATCGAAGACACCGTCACGGTGATGGGCGGCCAGGACTGGGAGCTGTGGATCGACGCCCTGGCCGACGCCGGCGTGCTCGCTCCGGGCGCGCGCAGCGTGGCCTTCAGCTACATCGGCACCGAAATCACCTGGCCGATCTATTGGCACGGCGCGCTCGGGCGGGCCAAGCTCGACCTCGACGCCACCGCGCAGCGCCTGGATGCGCGCCTGCGCGCGCACGGCGGCGGCGCGGCCAATGTGGCGGTGCTGAAGTCGGTGGTGACCCAGGCCAGCTCGGCGATCCCGGTGATGCCGCTGTACATCTCGCTGGTGTTCAAGGTGATGAAGGAAAAGGGCTTGCACGAGGGCCCGATCGAGCAGCTCGACCGCTTGTTCCGCGAGCGCATGTATCGCCAGGACGGCCAGCCGCCGGCGACCGACGAGCAGCGGCGCCTGCGCCTGGACGACTGGGAACTACGCGAAGACGTGCAGAACGAATGCAAGGCGCTGTGGCCGCAAGTGACCACCGACAACCTGTTCCAGCTCACCGACTACGCCGGCTATAAGCACGAGTTCCTCAAGCTGTTCGGCTTCGAGCGCGCCGATGTCGATTACGACGCCGACGTCGATCCGGACGTGCGCTTCGACTGCATCGAGTTGTAA
- a CDS encoding DUF6923 family protein produces MRLSTNQVNQSGTALYTGATFPSTQGVVAEFDYVSWGGTGADGLSFFLYDAASNMAGAGTGGALGYCAGAGGYLGIGLDEWGNYSNTGGNSCASATGIGYVPDSVAVRGPVSSGNPYVGGQTLAAGIDDPGVLARPSINRVRVALVPNGTGGYRVSVGLGTTATNIVNVLSNLNFPYAAPTNLRMGFASATGDETNIHEIRNVTASVPADVAVTKTVASATLFRGQTQTYTVVVRNNDINPVDPGDQSPPINAANAPDISDALPAQLQSVSWTCAASAGSTCPAASGTGNIAIAGGYTLATGGQLTFTITGTVAATATCGATVTNTATADFSATDGFSDINVNNNSASAVFTVACADLAISKTNNQTIYAPGQSISYVLVASNAGPAAVTNAVFADPAIANFNVTGVTCASPVGGAVCPAVGGAPGQLSIANMQGSGVNIPSLPTGGSVTFTVSGTVASNATGNLTNTAQIALPNGGVDSTPANNTASDTDTPQPNFGVCDSRLWLEQSPGAPTPTTLYQINTNANPLTFTPIGAANLLYNAVGYNPSDNYQYGLVTTNTNTLVKIGADGSAISLGAVSGLPVATYISGAFGTAGNILYVKDNVAAGTTMYAINVTTLTATAIPLSTAINIADWAWVNGLLYSVTNGGQLVSVNPTTGAVTSIGAPNGLPAGFFGAIYGAPNGLYGSGNNPPSGFYKFDLATGAATLISGAPGSSANDGSNCPTANITFGADLQITKTNTPASGPNDLANDRYTPGTARTYTVVVTNAGPFGAANAVFTDPAIANFTVSSVTCGSPTGGGVCPSVANTTVALMQGGGIVIPSLPYSSNTSSSVTFTVTGTIAAGATGALTNVANIAAGAGTSDATPGNNSATDTDTPTGTIVIVKDAVPNDAQDFAFTTTGTGLSAFSLDDDADGTLQNTRTFTGLEPGSYGVTEAVTAGWSLTALSCSDPDNGTVVDLTNRLATIDIDSGETVTCTYTNGRLPILRLQKALPLGRFVAADQFALSIAGSGGPASVTTTGSGTTATGAATLNPGAIGAAYTFSEAAAAGADLANYAGTYACTNALAGGQAPSGSGTTFNLTAAAGDDLSCTFTNTRNPIADLSITKTNTPGSGPNDQAGDTLTRGASTTYTIVVTNNGPDTVAGAILVDPPGGRSGLSCTAPPVCTGAACPAGLTLAQLESGVALGALANGATVTVTLSCTVN; encoded by the coding sequence TTGCGCCTTTCGACCAACCAGGTCAATCAATCCGGTACGGCGCTGTACACCGGCGCCACCTTTCCATCGACGCAAGGCGTTGTCGCCGAGTTCGACTACGTCAGTTGGGGCGGAACCGGCGCCGACGGTCTGAGTTTCTTCCTCTACGATGCGGCTTCGAACATGGCCGGCGCGGGTACCGGCGGGGCCTTGGGCTATTGCGCCGGAGCCGGCGGGTATCTCGGCATCGGGCTGGACGAATGGGGCAACTATTCCAACACGGGCGGCAATTCGTGCGCATCGGCTACCGGCATTGGATACGTTCCAGATAGCGTGGCGGTACGAGGCCCTGTTTCCAGCGGTAATCCCTATGTCGGTGGACAAACGCTCGCAGCGGGCATCGACGACCCCGGAGTCTTGGCCCGCCCCAGCATCAATCGCGTGCGGGTCGCCTTGGTTCCAAACGGTACCGGGGGATATCGCGTGAGCGTCGGCCTAGGCACGACGGCGACCAACATCGTCAACGTACTGAGCAATCTGAACTTTCCGTACGCAGCACCGACGAATCTGCGCATGGGCTTTGCCAGTGCGACCGGCGATGAAACCAATATCCACGAAATCCGCAACGTAACGGCTTCGGTGCCGGCGGACGTCGCCGTCACCAAGACTGTCGCTTCCGCCACGCTGTTTCGCGGCCAGACGCAGACCTACACCGTGGTCGTGCGCAACAACGATATCAATCCCGTCGATCCGGGAGACCAGTCGCCTCCGATCAACGCCGCCAACGCGCCGGACATCTCCGACGCCTTGCCGGCCCAGTTGCAGAGCGTCAGTTGGACCTGCGCCGCCTCCGCCGGCTCGACCTGCCCCGCCGCCAGCGGTACCGGCAACATCGCCATCGCAGGCGGCTACACCTTGGCCACCGGCGGGCAACTGACATTCACGATCACGGGCACGGTTGCCGCCACCGCAACTTGCGGCGCGACCGTCACCAACACGGCGACGGCGGACTTCTCCGCGACGGACGGCTTCTCCGATATCAACGTCAATAACAACAGCGCAAGCGCCGTTTTTACGGTGGCTTGCGCCGATCTGGCCATCAGCAAGACCAACAATCAGACGATCTATGCGCCCGGCCAGTCGATCAGCTATGTACTGGTTGCGAGCAACGCCGGTCCCGCAGCGGTGACGAACGCGGTCTTCGCCGATCCGGCCATCGCGAACTTCAACGTCACCGGCGTGACCTGCGCCAGCCCGGTAGGCGGTGCTGTCTGCCCCGCGGTAGGAGGCGCACCCGGACAGCTGTCGATAGCGAACATGCAAGGAAGCGGGGTGAACATTCCGTCCCTGCCCACGGGAGGTAGCGTTACCTTCACCGTCTCCGGAACCGTGGCTTCCAACGCGACCGGCAATTTGACCAATACCGCGCAGATCGCGTTGCCGAACGGCGGTGTCGACAGCACTCCAGCCAATAATACCGCGTCCGACACCGACACTCCCCAGCCCAATTTCGGAGTGTGCGACTCGCGGCTGTGGCTGGAGCAGTCGCCGGGCGCGCCGACGCCGACCACGCTGTACCAGATCAACACCAACGCCAATCCACTGACATTCACGCCGATCGGCGCTGCCAACTTGCTGTACAACGCAGTGGGCTACAACCCCAGCGACAACTATCAGTACGGCTTGGTGACGACCAACACCAACACCCTGGTCAAAATCGGCGCCGACGGCAGCGCAATCAGCCTCGGCGCGGTCAGCGGCCTGCCGGTGGCGACCTATATCAGCGGCGCGTTCGGTACCGCCGGCAACATCCTGTACGTCAAGGACAACGTCGCCGCCGGCACGACCATGTACGCGATCAACGTGACCACGTTGACCGCGACCGCGATTCCTCTCAGTACGGCGATCAACATTGCCGACTGGGCTTGGGTCAATGGCCTGCTCTATAGCGTGACCAACGGCGGCCAACTGGTGTCGGTCAATCCGACCACCGGCGCGGTGACCAGCATCGGCGCGCCGAACGGGCTGCCGGCCGGCTTCTTCGGCGCGATCTACGGCGCGCCCAACGGCCTCTACGGTTCGGGCAACAACCCGCCCAGCGGTTTCTATAAGTTCGACCTGGCCACCGGAGCGGCGACGCTGATCAGCGGCGCGCCGGGCTCCAGCGCGAACGACGGCTCCAATTGTCCGACCGCCAACATCACCTTCGGCGCCGACCTGCAGATCACCAAGACCAACACGCCCGCCTCGGGGCCGAACGATCTGGCCAACGACCGCTACACGCCGGGCACGGCGCGCACCTACACCGTCGTGGTCACCAACGCCGGACCGTTCGGCGCCGCCAATGCGGTGTTTACCGATCCGGCGATCGCCAACTTCACGGTGAGCTCGGTGACTTGCGGCAGCCCGACCGGGGGCGGCGTCTGCCCGAGCGTAGCCAACACCACCGTGGCGTTGATGCAGGGCGGCGGCATCGTGATTCCGTCGCTGCCGTACAGCAGCAACACGTCGAGCAGCGTCACCTTCACCGTGACCGGCACCATCGCCGCCGGGGCGACCGGCGCGCTGACCAACGTCGCCAACATCGCGGCTGGCGCCGGCACCAGCGACGCCACGCCGGGCAACAACAGCGCCACCGATACCGACACGCCGACCGGCACGATCGTGATCGTCAAGGACGCGGTGCCCAACGACGCTCAAGACTTCGCCTTCACCACCACCGGCACTGGCTTGAGCGCGTTCAGCCTCGACGACGATGCCGACGGTACCCTGCAGAACACGCGCACGTTCACCGGGCTGGAACCGGGCAGCTACGGCGTGACCGAGGCCGTGACCGCCGGCTGGAGCCTGACCGCCTTGAGCTGCAGCGATCCGGACAACGGCACCGTCGTCGACTTGACCAATCGGCTGGCGACGATCGACATCGACTCGGGCGAGACGGTCACCTGCACCTACACCAACGGCCGCCTGCCGATCCTGCGCTTGCAGAAGGCGTTGCCGCTGGGCCGCTTCGTCGCCGCCGACCAGTTCGCGTTGAGCATCGCCGGCAGCGGCGGTCCGGCGAGCGTCACCACCACCGGCAGCGGGACCACCGCGACCGGCGCGGCGACGTTGAACCCCGGCGCGATCGGAGCGGCCTACACCTTCTCCGAAGCGGCCGCCGCCGGCGCCGATCTGGCCAACTACGCCGGCACCTATGCCTGCACCAATGCCCTGGCCGGCGGCCAGGCGCCGAGCGGCAGCGGCACGACGTTCAACCTGACCGCCGCGGCCGGCGACGATCTCAGCTGCACGTTCACCAATACCCGCAATCCGATCGCCGATCTGTCGATCACCAAGACCAACACGCCCGGCTCGGGCCCGAACGATCAGGCCGGCGACACCCTGACCCGCGGCGCGAGCACGACCTACACGATCGTCGTCACCAACAACGGCCCCGACACGGTCGCCGGCGCGATCCTGGTCGACCCCCCCGGCGGCCGCAGCGGCCTGAGCTGCACCGCGCCGCCGGTCTGCACCGGTGCGGCCTGTCCGGCCGGGTTGACCCTGGCGCAGTTGGAAAGCGGCGTGGCGCTGGGCGCCCTGGCCAACGGTGCGACAGTGACGGTCACGCTGAGCTGCACGGTCAACTGA